The following are encoded together in the Acinetobacter radioresistens DSM 6976 = NBRC 102413 = CIP 103788 genome:
- the aspS gene encoding aspartate--tRNA ligase: MMRTHYCGSLTEAQIDQTVTLCGWVHRRRDHGGVIFLDMRDRDGLVQVVIDPDTPEAFATADKARSEYVLKITGRVRRRYAGTENANMISGQIEVLGKEIEVLAQSETPPFPLNDENTNISEEIRLKYRFLDIRRPEMLDRLRFRSKVTNLIRNYLDENGFLDVETPILTRATPEGARDYLVPSRVSNGSFYALPQSPQLFKQLLMVGGIDRYYQIAKCFRDEDLRADRQPEFTQIDIETSFMSDDDIMDLMEGMTVKMFDELLGIKFDKFQRMPYSEAMRDYASDKPDLRIPLKLVDVADLMQDVEFKVFAGPAKDPKGRIVALRVPGAGSLPRSAIDEYTKFVGIYGAKGLAYIKVNELEKGIEGLQSPIVKFIEPIVLDLLKRVGAENGDIVFFGADKAKIVNDAMGALRVKIGHDLNLATCEWAPLWVVDFPMFEETDDGKWTSVHHPFTLPKSSVEDVKSNPGEALSVAYDMVLNGTEVGGGSLRIYTLEMQKAIFEALGISDEEAEEKFSFLLNALRYGAPPHGGLAFGLDRLVMLMTGATSIRDVIAFPKTKTAECPLTQAPAPVEANQLRDLGIRLREQQKKEA, translated from the coding sequence ATGATGCGAACTCATTACTGCGGTTCTTTAACCGAAGCTCAAATTGACCAAACCGTAACTCTGTGTGGCTGGGTACACCGTCGCCGTGACCACGGTGGTGTGATCTTCCTTGATATGCGAGACCGCGACGGTCTAGTTCAAGTGGTTATTGACCCAGATACACCTGAAGCGTTTGCAACAGCGGACAAAGCTCGTTCTGAATATGTATTGAAAATTACTGGTCGTGTACGTCGCCGCTATGCGGGTACAGAAAATGCCAATATGATCAGTGGCCAGATTGAAGTATTAGGTAAAGAAATTGAAGTTTTGGCTCAGTCTGAAACACCTCCATTCCCGTTGAATGATGAAAATACGAATATCTCTGAAGAAATTCGTTTGAAATACCGCTTTTTAGACATTCGCCGTCCGGAGATGCTGGACCGTTTACGTTTCCGTTCTAAAGTTACCAATCTGATCCGTAATTATCTTGATGAGAATGGCTTTCTTGATGTTGAAACTCCAATTTTAACTCGTGCAACGCCTGAAGGTGCACGTGATTACCTGGTACCAAGCCGTGTTTCAAATGGCAGCTTCTATGCCTTGCCACAATCTCCACAGCTATTCAAACAGTTATTGATGGTGGGCGGTATTGACCGTTACTACCAAATTGCAAAATGTTTCCGTGATGAAGACTTGCGTGCAGACCGCCAGCCTGAATTTACTCAAATCGATATTGAAACATCGTTCATGAGTGACGATGACATCATGGATTTGATGGAAGGTATGACTGTTAAGATGTTCGACGAACTTCTGGGCATCAAATTCGACAAATTCCAACGTATGCCGTATAGCGAGGCAATGCGTGACTACGCGTCTGATAAACCAGACTTGCGTATTCCCTTGAAACTCGTTGACGTTGCAGATTTAATGCAAGACGTTGAGTTCAAGGTATTCGCAGGTCCTGCAAAAGATCCGAAAGGCCGTATTGTCGCACTTCGCGTTCCTGGCGCGGGTTCATTGCCACGTAGTGCAATTGATGAATACACTAAATTTGTAGGCATCTATGGTGCGAAAGGTTTGGCGTATATTAAAGTCAATGAGCTTGAAAAAGGCATCGAAGGTTTACAGTCTCCAATCGTGAAATTTATTGAGCCAATCGTGCTTGATTTATTAAAACGTGTAGGCGCTGAAAATGGCGACATCGTATTCTTTGGTGCGGACAAAGCTAAAATTGTAAATGATGCAATGGGTGCCCTTCGTGTCAAGATCGGTCATGACTTGAACCTTGCGACTTGTGAGTGGGCTCCACTTTGGGTTGTTGACTTCCCAATGTTTGAAGAAACTGACGATGGCAAATGGACTTCTGTTCACCATCCATTCACATTACCTAAATCTAGCGTAGAAGACGTGAAGAGCAATCCAGGCGAAGCACTTTCTGTTGCTTACGACATGGTATTGAACGGTACTGAAGTTGGTGGTGGTTCACTTCGTATTTACACATTAGAAATGCAAAAAGCGATTTTTGAAGCGCTTGGTATTTCTGATGAAGAAGCAGAAGAAAAATTCAGCTTCTTACTCAATGCACTTCGTTACGGCGCACCTCCTCACGGTGGTTTGGCATTTGGTCTTGACCGTTTAGTAATGCTTATGACTGGCGCGACTTCAATTCGTGATGTTATTGCGTTCCCTAAAACGAAAACTGCTGAATGTCCACTTACTCAAGCACCAGCTCCTGTTGAAGCAAACCAGCTTCGTGACTTGGGCATCCGCTTACGTGAACAACAAAAGAAAGAAGCTTAA
- a CDS encoding DUF4184 family protein — translation MPFTLSHAVLAPPLAKLSGNRLPLAALAIGCMVPDLIRLFVADAAGYTHQWASILHPNLWIGLAFTLVWYLIYRPALYRFLGIQKPLNIHSPLQALIFLVSCSIAILLGTATHILWDGLTHADYRTFAFYNFLSQDITLFGNTYPVHLVLQIGTSILALPVLFWFSWRYYLHYRQHLKVSSKIKNYFWILFGLAFLAGAWSVYDYLSYFKPELISSELYFFTGKSINEFSQASLAIFSLGCILFLIIDRQHLMD, via the coding sequence ATGCCTTTTACGCTCTCTCATGCAGTTTTGGCGCCACCACTAGCAAAACTTAGTGGTAACCGCCTGCCTCTGGCTGCATTAGCCATTGGCTGCATGGTGCCTGACCTGATCCGTTTATTTGTTGCAGATGCTGCAGGTTATACTCACCAGTGGGCCTCAATACTGCATCCTAATTTATGGATTGGCCTAGCTTTCACGCTGGTTTGGTATCTGATTTACCGGCCTGCGTTATACCGTTTTTTAGGTATCCAGAAACCTCTAAATATTCATAGCCCTCTGCAAGCGCTTATTTTTTTAGTAAGCTGTAGTATTGCCATTTTACTGGGCACAGCAACGCATATCCTTTGGGACGGGCTAACTCATGCTGACTACAGAACTTTTGCCTTCTATAATTTTTTAAGTCAGGACATAACTCTTTTTGGTAATACTTATCCTGTCCATCTAGTGTTGCAGATTGGTACTTCAATATTGGCATTACCTGTTCTGTTTTGGTTTTCCTGGCGTTATTACCTGCATTATCGGCAGCACTTGAAAGTGTCTTCTAAAATTAAAAATTATTTTTGGATATTATTTGGTTTGGCATTCCTAGCTGGTGCATGGTCTGTTTATGACTACCTGAGCTATTTCAAGCCAGAGTTAATCTCATCTGAGCTTTATTTTTTTACTGGTAAATCTATTAACGAGTTCAGTCAGGCCTCACTGGCTATTTTCAGCTTGGGATGTATCCTGTTTTTAATTATAGATCGGCAACATCTTATGGATTAG
- the znuD gene encoding zinc piracy TonB-dependent receptor ZnuD: MQFSKNFLTLSIMAVVSPVIFAEENSSVQQLETIQVTAHPLVQSAVDYVAADNIIEKEQLIQGGTTIGEALSDQVGVYSNQFGPGASRPVIRGQEGARVKVLQNASETMDVSTLSPDHAVMVDPALAKQVEIVRGPSTLLYGAGTVGGLVNVTDSKIPTRIPDNGYEGRAGLRYNSGNDEKLETAGVTLALGEQVALRVEGLKRDANNYIAPDYYHEHSHGDHSHLVKERRVDNTFAQSDTASVGLSWIHDRGFTGLSYTNRQDQYGLPGHSHEYESCEAYLSGRPHLHCGDEHHHDEEGHEHEHSHEKDHDHAGPWVDLKSERYDFRTELDDPFAGFKKLRAQASYTDYKHDEIEEGEAATTFKSTGYDARLEMVHQPVAAWEGVIGTQFGRQKLNITGEESLFAGPTTTDKWSLFALEHTQWNDVHFELAARFDQQKIEIDSPQKNYDDHAFSYSGAANWEFLPDYKLSLVASHQERLPLAQELYAKGKHLATNTYEIGNENLNIEKSNNIELGFHYEGDKLNYHVHAYHNWFDDYIYAQTLDRFENFRLVEYTQDKARFYGAEGEVSYQLSPRYKASLFGDYVRGKIETEGNAPRIPGGRLGSKIDADFGHGFSGMAEYYHVFTQDKIAAYETETEGYNMVNLGLAYSARATDKTDYRIYVKANNLLDETVYNHASFLSNIPQVGRNFTVGLDFNF, translated from the coding sequence ATGCAGTTTTCTAAGAACTTTCTAACTTTATCGATTATGGCGGTGGTTTCTCCGGTAATTTTTGCTGAAGAAAATAGCTCTGTTCAGCAGCTGGAAACAATACAGGTAACAGCTCATCCGCTGGTACAAAGCGCTGTAGATTACGTGGCGGCAGATAATATTATTGAAAAAGAGCAACTGATCCAGGGCGGTACAACAATTGGTGAAGCTTTAAGTGATCAGGTGGGGGTATATTCCAACCAGTTCGGACCCGGTGCTAGCCGCCCTGTAATTCGCGGGCAGGAGGGGGCACGAGTGAAGGTACTGCAAAATGCCTCAGAAACCATGGATGTCTCCACCTTGTCGCCTGATCATGCTGTTATGGTTGACCCTGCGCTTGCCAAGCAGGTAGAGATCGTGCGTGGGCCATCTACCTTGCTGTATGGTGCCGGTACAGTGGGAGGGCTGGTTAATGTTACAGATAGTAAAATTCCGACACGCATACCTGATAATGGTTATGAAGGTCGTGCAGGGCTGCGTTACAACAGTGGTAATGATGAGAAGCTTGAAACAGCAGGTGTGACATTAGCTTTGGGAGAACAGGTGGCACTTCGGGTTGAAGGGCTAAAACGTGATGCCAACAATTATATTGCGCCAGACTATTATCATGAGCATAGCCACGGCGACCACAGCCATCTGGTAAAAGAACGCAGGGTTGATAATACCTTCGCACAATCCGATACAGCCAGCGTCGGACTTTCCTGGATTCATGATCGCGGGTTTACCGGCCTTTCCTATACGAACCGCCAGGACCAGTATGGTTTACCTGGACATAGTCATGAATATGAAAGCTGTGAAGCCTATTTATCCGGTAGGCCTCATCTACATTGTGGTGATGAACATCATCATGATGAAGAGGGACATGAACACGAGCACAGTCATGAAAAGGATCATGATCATGCCGGTCCTTGGGTTGATTTGAAGTCTGAACGCTATGATTTTAGAACCGAGCTGGATGATCCTTTTGCCGGATTTAAAAAATTACGTGCTCAAGCCAGCTATACCGACTATAAACATGATGAAATTGAAGAGGGTGAAGCAGCTACCACATTTAAAAGTACGGGTTATGATGCGCGTCTGGAAATGGTGCATCAGCCGGTCGCAGCATGGGAAGGCGTCATCGGTACGCAATTTGGTCGTCAGAAGCTGAATATTACTGGTGAAGAATCTTTATTTGCCGGGCCAACCACAACAGATAAGTGGAGCCTGTTTGCTTTAGAACACACCCAGTGGAATGATGTACATTTTGAGCTGGCAGCGCGTTTTGATCAGCAAAAGATTGAGATTGATTCACCACAAAAAAATTATGATGATCATGCCTTTTCTTATTCAGGCGCTGCTAACTGGGAATTCTTGCCTGATTATAAACTGTCACTGGTTGCCTCGCATCAGGAGCGTTTACCTCTGGCTCAGGAACTTTATGCCAAAGGCAAGCATTTGGCCACCAATACCTATGAAATCGGTAATGAGAATCTGAACATAGAAAAATCAAATAACATCGAACTGGGTTTTCATTATGAGGGCGACAAGCTGAATTATCATGTTCATGCTTACCATAACTGGTTTGATGACTATATTTATGCTCAGACACTGGACCGCTTCGAAAACTTCCGCCTGGTTGAATATACACAAGATAAAGCACGTTTTTATGGTGCTGAAGGTGAAGTGTCCTATCAGCTGTCGCCACGCTATAAAGCCAGTCTATTTGGTGATTATGTTCGTGGCAAGATCGAAACAGAAGGTAATGCACCACGGATTCCGGGCGGACGTCTAGGTAGCAAGATTGATGCGGACTTTGGTCATGGTTTCTCTGGTATGGCTGAGTATTACCATGTCTTTACCCAAGACAAAATTGCTGCGTATGAAACTGAAACAGAAGGCTATAATATGGTCAATCTGGGCTTGGCCTATTCGGCACGAGCGACAGATAAAACCGATTACCGCATCTATGTGAAAGCCAATAATCTGCTGGATGAAACGGTTTATAACCACGCTTCTTTCCTTTCAAATATTCCACAGGTTGGCCGTAACTTTACTGTCGGGCTGGATTTTAACTTTTAA
- a CDS encoding phospholipase D family protein yields MRIFHRIHHKLNWSGRRYIATIIALMAVGYFASAIYHIYKPLPEGLDFEGRLRHANIKFLADETYIDIQGRQQADQQIFNEMLKLIQEARTTIVLDMFLYNPEIGAAKTTHRPLTQELTNALISKRRQIPGIDITVITDPINSVYGGIAPEHYRQLRKSGIEVIETDLTPLRASNPLWSGFWYICCQGLGNNPEKGWLPNPFGQEKVTLRSYLHLINFKANHRKTLVVDTEAGWKALVTSANPHDGSSRHSNIGLVVTGNTAMDVLKTEQAVAGMSQGEAPVVVVGEFEEDSNYPQVQVLTEEAIYRKALDLINSAKANEQIDLAMFYLSERHIIKALIAAHERRVKLRILLDPNKDAFGRQKNGIPNRQVAMELHQVGIPLRWCNTQGEQCHSKILLKRGENQSEIIAGSANFTARNLKNYNLETDLRVVGQPQAQVFVDAQRYFDTAWSNLNGRSMSVPYSQYADHSKLKYWTYRFMEWSGISTF; encoded by the coding sequence ATGCGTATCTTTCATCGAATTCATCATAAACTGAACTGGTCAGGCCGCCGTTATATCGCTACGATTATAGCCTTAATGGCTGTAGGGTACTTCGCTTCAGCCATTTATCATATTTATAAACCTCTACCAGAAGGACTGGACTTCGAAGGCCGGTTGCGCCATGCCAATATTAAGTTTCTTGCCGATGAAACCTATATTGATATTCAGGGACGGCAGCAGGCGGACCAGCAGATATTCAATGAAATGCTGAAACTGATTCAGGAAGCCCGCACGACCATTGTGCTGGATATGTTTTTATATAATCCCGAAATTGGTGCCGCCAAGACTACGCACCGTCCTCTCACCCAAGAACTCACCAATGCGCTGATCAGTAAGCGCCGACAAATTCCGGGTATTGATATTACCGTGATTACTGACCCGATAAATTCAGTCTATGGGGGAATTGCGCCTGAACATTACCGACAATTGCGTAAAAGTGGTATTGAGGTTATAGAAACTGACTTAACACCATTGCGGGCTTCTAATCCATTATGGTCAGGTTTCTGGTATATCTGTTGTCAGGGATTAGGGAATAATCCAGAGAAAGGCTGGCTTCCCAACCCGTTCGGGCAGGAAAAGGTAACTTTACGCAGCTATTTGCATCTCATTAATTTTAAAGCCAATCATCGTAAAACACTGGTGGTTGACACTGAAGCTGGCTGGAAAGCACTGGTTACTTCAGCCAATCCGCATGATGGCAGTTCACGTCACTCCAACATTGGACTGGTCGTAACAGGCAATACTGCTATGGATGTGCTGAAAACTGAGCAGGCTGTAGCCGGAATGTCTCAAGGAGAAGCGCCAGTTGTAGTAGTCGGTGAGTTTGAAGAGGATTCAAATTATCCTCAGGTTCAAGTTCTTACAGAAGAAGCAATTTACCGGAAAGCTCTGGATTTAATCAATTCTGCCAAGGCTAATGAACAGATTGATCTGGCCATGTTCTACCTTTCGGAACGGCATATTATTAAGGCATTAATTGCTGCCCATGAGCGGAGGGTAAAATTGCGGATACTACTTGATCCGAATAAAGATGCTTTTGGCCGCCAGAAAAATGGTATACCTAACCGTCAAGTAGCAATGGAGCTGCATCAGGTGGGGATTCCTTTACGCTGGTGTAATACCCAAGGCGAGCAATGTCATAGCAAAATACTGTTGAAACGTGGTGAGAATCAAAGTGAAATAATTGCCGGCTCTGCTAACTTTACTGCAAGAAATTTGAAAAATTATAATCTGGAAACAGATTTAAGAGTAGTTGGTCAGCCGCAAGCACAGGTTTTTGTTGATGCTCAACGCTATTTTGATACAGCTTGGTCTAATCTGAATGGACGGTCTATGAGCGTGCCTTATTCTCAATATGCTGATCACTCAAAATTAAAATACTGGACATATCGTTTTATGGAGTGGAGTGGTATATCCACTTTTTAG
- a CDS encoding RcnB family protein, with product MHNLLRLAVLGSLCLGMALSVFADSSNRWGNYRGVERPVKPLPPPQYRPPHQRPPQWGTGPHRPYPQYSYPQQRGPYIEYRYELPRHYEYSNQRQVILNSQFPTQYQGSQYTIDEGSEPKLPAPPRGYRWVLSSGYYQLVPVQ from the coding sequence ATGCATAACTTATTGCGTCTAGCTGTCCTTGGCAGCCTGTGTCTGGGAATGGCATTATCTGTTTTTGCTGACAGCAGTAACCGCTGGGGAAATTATCGCGGTGTAGAGCGCCCTGTCAAGCCATTGCCTCCGCCACAGTACCGTCCGCCTCATCAAAGACCTCCACAATGGGGCACAGGTCCACATCGGCCTTATCCTCAATATTCTTATCCACAGCAGAGAGGGCCTTATATTGAGTACCGTTATGAGCTACCGAGACACTATGAATACAGTAATCAGCGACAGGTGATCTTGAATAGTCAATTTCCAACTCAGTATCAGGGAAGCCAATATACTATTGATGAGGGAAGTGAGCCGAAATTACCTGCTCCACCAAGAGGTTACCGCTGGGTGCTATCCTCTGGTTACTATCAGCTGGTTCCAGTTCAATAA
- a CDS encoding Bax inhibitor-1/YccA family protein gives MQSNNPVLTRVETYSDFNRPMTIRGAIQKSVMLTVVSAVVGIALFFYCAMTANANLAYSAALVGMFGGLILALVTTFKPNTAPTLAVPYALFEGAFLGGISFVFQLKYPGAPLQALLATFVTTLVMFALYRMQIIRATEKFKAVVMSATLALCIVFVIQLIMQFAFGSAIPYLFESNWLGIGFAVFVAVIASLNLILDFDLIETAAAQGAPKSMEWLCGIALLATLVWMYISFLRLIGLLSND, from the coding sequence ATGCAAAGTAATAACCCTGTATTAACCCGGGTTGAAACCTATAGTGATTTCAACCGGCCTATGACCATCCGTGGCGCAATTCAAAAATCAGTGATGCTGACTGTTGTATCTGCTGTAGTCGGTATTGCGCTGTTCTTTTACTGCGCTATGACTGCCAATGCCAACCTAGCCTATTCAGCAGCCTTGGTCGGTATGTTCGGGGGGCTGATTCTGGCATTGGTGACAACGTTTAAGCCTAATACTGCTCCCACACTGGCCGTTCCTTATGCTTTATTTGAAGGTGCTTTCTTGGGTGGTATTTCTTTTGTATTTCAACTGAAATACCCAGGCGCACCACTTCAGGCCTTACTGGCTACCTTTGTGACTACACTGGTCATGTTTGCCCTGTACCGTATGCAGATTATCCGTGCGACTGAAAAATTTAAAGCAGTGGTGATGTCTGCAACCTTGGCGCTGTGTATTGTCTTCGTCATTCAGCTCATCATGCAGTTTGCCTTTGGCTCGGCCATTCCTTACCTGTTTGAGAGTAACTGGCTAGGTATTGGTTTCGCCGTATTTGTTGCAGTCATTGCTTCATTAAACCTGATTCTGGATTTTGACCTGATTGAGACAGCCGCAGCCCAAGGTGCACCAAAATCCATGGAATGGCTGTGTGGTATTGCCTTGCTGGCTACTCTAGTCTGGATGTATATATCATTCCTGCGTTTGATCGGTCTGTTATCGAATGACTGA
- a CDS encoding enoyl-ACP reductase FabI — MAQGLLAGKRFLIAGIASKLSIAFGIAQALHREGAELAFTYPNEKLKKRVDDFAEQFGSQLVFPCDVANDAEIETAFTELAKHWDGLDGLVHSIGFAPAHTLDGDFTEVTDREGFGIAHDISAYSLIAMARAAKPLLQARQGCVLTLTYQGSERVMPNYNVMGMAKASLEAGIRYLASSMGPKGIRVNAISAGPIRTLAASGIKSFRKMLDANERVAPLRRNVTIEEVGNAALFLCSPWASGITGEILYVDSGFNTVGMSQALLETE; from the coding sequence ATGGCACAAGGATTATTGGCAGGTAAACGCTTTTTAATTGCGGGTATTGCGAGTAAGTTATCGATTGCATTTGGTATTGCACAGGCACTGCATCGTGAAGGGGCTGAGCTGGCTTTTACCTATCCGAATGAAAAATTAAAAAAACGTGTGGATGATTTTGCTGAACAGTTCGGTTCTCAACTGGTATTTCCTTGTGATGTGGCGAATGATGCTGAAATCGAAACAGCCTTTACCGAGCTGGCAAAGCACTGGGATGGTCTGGATGGTTTAGTGCATTCAATTGGCTTTGCTCCGGCACATACACTCGATGGCGATTTTACCGAGGTTACAGACCGTGAAGGTTTCGGTATTGCACATGACATTAGTGCTTACAGCCTGATTGCCATGGCACGTGCTGCCAAGCCTTTACTGCAGGCACGTCAGGGCTGTGTACTCACGCTAACCTACCAAGGTTCAGAGCGCGTGATGCCTAACTATAATGTCATGGGTATGGCTAAAGCCTCATTAGAGGCTGGTATTCGTTACTTGGCATCAAGCATGGGTCCTAAAGGTATTCGTGTCAATGCCATTTCTGCCGGTCCAATCCGTACACTGGCAGCTTCCGGAATTAAATCTTTCCGTAAAATGCTAGATGCTAATGAACGTGTTGCGCCATTACGCCGTAATGTCACTATTGAAGAAGTCGGAAATGCGGCTTTATTCCTGTGTTCTCCATGGGCATCTGGTATCACTGGCGAAATCCTGTATGTTGATTCTGGTTTTAATACAGTTGGCATGAGCCAGGCTTTACTAGAAACTGAATAA
- a CDS encoding efflux transporter outer membrane subunit has translation MSLQLTKLAAALFLTSSLVGCAAMVKTPYEQPNIQIPGSFQNSPVNGKQIHANVYADQWWTLFGDQQLNTLVNQVLASNTDLAVAGLTLRQARLRAELARNAELPRVNAGVSTGHRIDLNSGDDQSQGVSLSSGVSYEVDLFGRLDRQTEAARWEAAATAEDLQATAQSLIGNTANLYWQLGYLNERLVVQNQNLQSSQKLLDLVRVQYRAGAVSGLEVAQAEQAVQSQRASLSQLQQQLVETRTALAILLQIPVQQLNIQEPQRLPVIRLPVLGAGLPAEILARRPDLRAAELRLRQALATKDATRASYYPSISLTGNLGSTSTSLTQLLQNPALTLGANLSLPFLQWNDMKRDLAISELDYEKSILNYRQTLYQAFADVENALSARTELDKQVRYQEQNLALAERTERLYEVRYRNGAVALSNYLDAQETTRNARIALVQAKQNQYNAYVTLMQALGGSPIQQLP, from the coding sequence ATGTCTTTGCAGTTGACTAAACTTGCTGCCGCACTTTTTCTGACAAGTTCTCTGGTCGGCTGTGCGGCAATGGTAAAAACACCATATGAGCAGCCAAATATACAAATTCCGGGCAGCTTTCAGAACAGCCCGGTAAATGGCAAGCAAATTCATGCCAATGTTTATGCAGATCAATGGTGGACACTGTTTGGAGACCAGCAGTTAAACACTCTGGTAAATCAGGTTTTAGCCAGCAACACAGATTTAGCTGTCGCGGGACTAACTCTACGTCAGGCGCGTTTACGTGCCGAGCTGGCACGTAATGCCGAGTTACCCCGGGTAAATGCGGGTGTCTCGACAGGACATCGGATTGATCTGAATTCAGGCGATGACCAGTCGCAGGGGGTATCACTCAGCAGTGGAGTGAGTTATGAAGTGGATCTGTTTGGTCGCTTAGACCGGCAGACTGAAGCTGCACGCTGGGAAGCCGCAGCAACGGCTGAGGATTTACAGGCTACTGCCCAAAGTCTGATTGGTAACACAGCAAATCTTTACTGGCAGTTAGGCTATCTGAATGAGCGCCTGGTTGTACAGAACCAGAACCTGCAAAGCTCACAAAAGCTTTTAGATCTGGTCCGGGTACAATACCGTGCAGGTGCTGTATCTGGACTGGAAGTAGCCCAGGCAGAACAGGCTGTACAAAGTCAGCGGGCCAGTTTGAGCCAGTTACAACAACAGCTGGTGGAGACACGCACTGCACTCGCTATACTTCTACAGATTCCGGTACAGCAGTTAAATATTCAGGAACCGCAGCGCTTGCCTGTCATCCGCCTGCCTGTTCTTGGCGCGGGTCTACCTGCAGAAATTTTAGCGCGTCGCCCAGATTTACGCGCTGCCGAGTTACGTTTACGTCAGGCATTGGCAACCAAAGATGCAACTCGAGCCAGCTATTATCCTTCAATCAGCCTGACTGGAAATCTGGGTTCAACCAGTACTTCCCTGACCCAGCTTTTACAAAATCCTGCGCTAACGCTGGGAGCGAATTTAAGCCTGCCTTTTTTGCAGTGGAATGATATGAAGCGTGATTTAGCTATCAGTGAACTGGATTATGAAAAAAGTATCTTGAACTATCGACAGACTCTTTATCAAGCTTTCGCTGATGTAGAAAATGCACTCTCAGCCCGGACTGAACTGGATAAACAGGTTCGCTATCAGGAACAGAATCTGGCTTTGGCGGAACGGACTGAACGTTTATATGAGGTACGTTATCGCAATGGTGCTGTGGCTTTAAGCAACTATCTGGATGCTCAAGAAACTACTCGTAATGCTCGTATTGCCTTGGTTCAGGCTAAACAGAACCAATATAATGCTTATGTTACCTTAATGCAGGCTTTAGGCGGCAGTCCCATTCAACAGCTTCCTTAA